A window of Falco rusticolus isolate bFalRus1 chromosome 18, bFalRus1.pri, whole genome shotgun sequence genomic DNA:
GGAAGCACCACAGCCACACAAAGGTTGCCGGGAAGGGCTCCCAGGGAGAGCCGGTGTCTGCTGGTCAGCCCGGGGGCAGAGGGCACAACCGGGATCCCCACctgccccggggagggggcccGCGGGGGAGCCCGCACCAGGGGACACCCAGCCCAAAGCCTCCGGGGAGCCGGTAACAAGACTCCAGGGCTGAACCCGGGGCCCCGGTAACTGCGCCCCAACACCcccccagggctgagccccaggGCCCCGGTAACTGCGCCCCAACACCCCCACAGGGCTGAGCCCCAGGGCCCCGGTAACTGCGCCCCAACTCCCCACAGGGCTGAACCCGGGGACCCGGTAACTGCGCCCCAACTCCCCACAGGGCTGAACCCGGGGTCCCGGTAACTgcaccccaaccccccccccaagggcTGAACCCGGGGACCCGGTAACTGCGCCCCTCCAGGACTGAACCCGCCCCCCGGGCGACCGCACTCCCGGGCCTGGGCCCGGCACCAAGGCCCCGCTGGCCCCGTCCTCGCCGAGGCCCCGCAGCCCGCTGGGGCCGAGCGAccgggggccgccgcccgcGCACAGCCCGGACCCacccgccccgggccgggggctgcgtCCCCCCCtcggccccgggccccgccgcccggccccgggcccgcccgcAGTACCTCTCGCCGCTCGGTGCCGGTCCCCGCCGGAAGCAGAGCCCGGCGAGAGCCGCTTCCGGCCCCGCGCGCCCAGCCGCCGCCAACCTCTGACCCCGGAAGGGAAACGCCAGAGAGAGGCTGCGCCGGCGCCGACCATCGCGAGTCGCGCCGGGGGGTGGTCGGGCCCaacaggaggagggagaaaccATTcccccagcggggggggggggggaagtggggCTTGGGGCGACCGTTCCCCACGGCAGGGGGGAAGGGTCAGTGGGGTGAGGGAGAGCCCATTCCCCTCAGGGAGGGGGGTCAGTGGGGGGGGTCAGTGGGGTGAGGGAGAGCCCATTCTcctcggggagggggggtcaGTGGGGTGAGGGAAACACCATtcccggggggggtggggggtgtttgtGTCAGTGGGGTGAGGGAGAGACCACTCtccgctgggggggggggaaggtcaGTGAGGTGAGGGAGAGACCATTCTCCCCTGGGGGGGAGCTGACCGttgggctggggaagggggggctgtccgtggggctgggagggaccaTTCCCCACGGGGGACGAGGGTGTCCATGGGGCACCTGGGCCTGACCCCAtagcccagccccacagccccccgctgcccctccAGGTGCCCAGtcccccctgcccgcccccccccccccaggcagtCACCCCCCAGCTACGGCTCTcaggaccccccagccccccgccccccccccaggctgtCACCCCCCCAGCCACATCTCTCAGGACCCCCCAGACCCCCAAAGCCGCTCCAGCCTCTCTGTACAGCCGTTTATTGCAGGCGGGGGGCTCTGCTCGAAGGgcgcaggagctggggggggccCCACACCCCGCCAGCACccgggggtcccagccccacagcctgccccagcagctggggggggggcacaaggcCTCACGCACcccctgggggggctggctggggccgGGACCCCTGGCAGTGAGGCGGGGGTCCTGGCAGGGCATGGCAGGGCACACGAAgcgcaggcagggcagggggggctggggggggcacggACGAAGCTGCTGCGGCCGGGGGGCGGTGGGTGCCCAGTGCCGGCTAACTGGTGCCCAGCGGGAAGGTGGGCGCATGGCGctcggggccgggggggcgcgAAGCCAACGTGTCGCCGCTCTGGGGACAGACAAGGTCACGCGTGGGACCCCACGGGCAccggggctgccggggaggggggggggatgcCCCGCGTACCCCCGCTGccaccctcctcctgctcccgtCCCGGCTCCTCCTCGTCACCCTCCGCTCCCTCGGGATCCTCCGGGATCTCCGACACCGTCAGGGATTTCAGGGCCTCGCCGCGCTCCTCCAGCCCGCCGGCGAAGGACACCTTCTGCCCGCCTGCGGGACACGAGGACAGGGGACacccacaccacccccccccggcGCCGGGGTGACCCCCTGGGAcagggggctgcagcggggGGTGGGCAGGCCGGGCCCCTTGTCCTTCCCGGCCCTCTGCCATCCTTGTCCCCAttgtccccagccccctgccataCCTGCTGCTCCACCATCCTTGTCCCACActttccccagccccccaccacccctggccccctgctgtccccagccccccgtCATCCTTGGCCCCTACCATGCCTGGCCCCCTGCCATCGTTGTCCCCCACTGTCCCTCACCCTACACCATCCTTGTTCCCCGCCATCCTTGTCCCCTGCCATCCCTGTCCCTCCACCATCCTTGTCACCTCCATCCCCGTCCCTCCACCATCCTTGTCCCCCACCACCCCTGGCCCCCCACCATCCTTGCCCCTAaccacccccatccccccaccaTCCTTGTCACCCACcatccccagccccccaccatccccagcccctcaccatCCTTGTcacctccatccccatccctccacCATCCTTGTCCCccaccatccccatccccccaccaTCCTTGTCACTCCACATCCCCATCTCTACACCATCCCTGTCACCCACCATCCCCAGCCCCGCACCatccccagcccctcaccatCCTTGTcacctccatccccatccccccaccaTCCTTGTCACCcaccatccccatccctccaccatccctgtccccagccatccctgtcccctgccacccctgtccccaccccGTTACCTTTCCGCTTGTGCGCCTTGGGGCCGGCGGGGAAGAAGCTCCGCtcggctctgccctggctccccGGGGCTTCTCGGCCGGGTGGCGatgaggagggggagaggaaggcacCGGTGGCACCCCGGCACCACCAGAGCTGGCAGCCACCGGTCTGCTGAGCGGCCGGGGGTCTGGCTGGCCCCAGTGAGGGACGGGGATGCTGCCCAGTGGGGGGACATGGTGGCCCCCACAGGCCCTGCTCGGTCCCCGGGGAGAATGCAGCCGGCCTGTCcccccccacagcacccaccctgtCCCCAAGGGCTACAGGGGGTGGTGGCACCCATCGCTGCACCTCggggctccagcagccctgtCCCAGTCTTCTTGTGTCCCCCAGCTCTGGCAATCGGGTTCCCATGTCCCTTGGGCTCCAGCATCCTTATCCCCATGTCCCTtgggctccagcagcactgtccccatgtcccctaGACTCTGGCAGCCCCATCCCCATGTTGCCATGTCCCCCCAGGCTCCAGCAATCCTGTCCTCATGTCGTCCCCTGGACTCTGGCAGccccatccccatgtccccgtgtcccccaaGGCTCTGGCAGCCCTGTCCCCCTCACCAGTCTCGAGGGTGCTGTCGGGGTCGCAGGCGTGGGACAGCTCGTGCTCCCCGTCATCGGCCTCCCCGTCGGAGCTGTCCCCCCCCACCAGGCCACTCTCCAGGTGGGACTGCACGATGCGCTGCACCGCTGGGGAGGTACCAGCATCAGGACCCCACTCTgagcactgggagcactggggtcTTGCCACAGAGCCACGTGGCACCAGGAGAAGTGTGGGGGGTCCcgggtgcccccagcccaccccacacagcccccgtgcctcagtttcccccttCAGATGTGCCAGCTGGTACCTTTGAGCGAGGGCGGTGTGTAGGCACACGGGTTGGTCCTCTTTGGTTTCAGCAGGCAGCCCTCACCGGAGGCACGCTGCAGGGGAGAGCGGCATCGGGGCTGGGGTCCCGGCATCCCCCCACAGCCTCCGGGGAGCTGGGACCcccctggggaggtgggtgctgtgACAGGGGTCTTGCAGTCGGGAGCCCGGGATGAGGATGCTGTGATGGGGGTCCTGCAATGGGGACCTAAGGCTGACCACCCCCCGCTGATGAGGACCCTGCCATGGACATGCAGCGCTGGGGACCCCGCTGTGGGGATGCAGCATTGGGGACCCCACCACGGGGATGCATTGTTGGAGACCCCGCCATGGGGATCCAGCACTGGGGACCCCACAGTGGGGATCCTGCCATGGGGATGCAACATTGGGGACCCCACAATGGGGACCCTGCCATGGAGATGCAGCATTGGGAACCCCCATGGTGGGGCCCTGCCATGGGGATGTAGCATTGGGGACCCCCATGGTGGGGACCCCACCATGGGGGGGTGTTGTTGGGGACCCTGCCGTGGGGATCCAGCACTGGGGACCTCATGATGGGGACCCTGTCATGGAGTTGCAGCACTGGGGACCCTACAATGGGGACCCCGCCACAGGGATGCAGCACTGGGGTCCTTATGATGGGGACCCCGCCATGGAGATGTAGCGTTGGGGACCCCACAATGGGGACCCCGCCACAGGGATGCAGCACTGGGGACCTCATGATGGGGACCCCGCCATGGAGTTGCAGCATTGGGGACCCCATGATGGGGACCCTGCCATGTGGATTGGTTCCTGGGGACCCCGCCACGGGGATCCAGTGCTGGGGACCCCACAATGAGGACCCTGCCATGGGGATCCATCCCTGGGGACTCCACCATGGGGATCCAGCATCGGGGACCCCACAGTGGGGATGTGGCG
This region includes:
- the PPP1R1B gene encoding LOW QUALITY PROTEIN: protein phosphatase 1 regulatory subunit 1B (The sequence of the model RefSeq protein was modified relative to this genomic sequence to represent the inferred CDS: deleted 1 base in 1 codon); amino-acid sequence: MDPKDRKKIQFSVPAPPSQLDPRAVEMIRRRRPTPAMLFQLSEHSSPEDESLPYQRASGEGCLLKPKRTNPCAYTPPSLKAVQRIVQSHLESGLVGGDSSDGEADDGEHELSHACDPDSTLETAPGSQGRAERSFFPAGPKAHKRKGGQKVSFAGGLEERGEALKSLTVSEIPEDPEGAEGDEEEPGREQEEGGSGGTRGIPPPSPAAPVPVGSHA